In Neorhizobium sp. NCHU2750, a single genomic region encodes these proteins:
- a CDS encoding SDR family oxidoreductase encodes MMKAIVTGGAGLIGTGICEALGARGYEVASFDMAGKIHSVANVRAVECDVADEASVEIAVAELGWDRLDLLVNNAGATGNALGTPITDMSYVDWRRVIDSHLTGAFLMTRAVVPLMQAGGGSIVNMASTRAFMSEPNSEAYAASKGGVVALTHALAVSLGPSVRVNAIAPGWITNETELSEEDEAQHPVGRVGRPKDIADAVLYLAGAGFVTGQVLTVDGGMTKKMIYAE; translated from the coding sequence ATGATGAAAGCAATCGTCACCGGTGGTGCGGGGCTGATCGGGACCGGGATCTGCGAGGCGCTCGGCGCGCGTGGTTATGAGGTCGCCTCGTTCGACATGGCCGGCAAGATCCATTCCGTCGCAAATGTCCGCGCCGTCGAATGCGATGTCGCCGACGAGGCGTCAGTCGAGATCGCGGTGGCGGAACTCGGCTGGGACCGTCTCGACCTGCTCGTCAACAATGCGGGTGCGACAGGAAATGCGCTCGGCACGCCGATTACCGACATGTCCTATGTCGACTGGCGGCGGGTGATCGACAGCCATCTGACCGGGGCCTTCCTGATGACGCGAGCAGTCGTGCCGCTGATGCAGGCGGGTGGTGGCTCGATCGTCAACATGGCCTCGACCCGCGCCTTCATGTCGGAGCCGAATTCGGAGGCTTATGCAGCCTCCAAGGGTGGCGTCGTGGCGCTGACCCATGCGCTTGCCGTCAGCCTCGGGCCTTCGGTCCGCGTCAACGCCATCGCCCCCGGCTGGATTACCAACGAGACGGAGCTGAGCGAAGAAGACGAGGCCCAGCATCCGGTCGGCCGGGTGGGGCGGCCGAAGGATATCGCCGATGCGGTTCTCTATCTGGCCGGCGCCGGTTTTGTGACCGGTCAGGTGCTGACCGTCGATGGCGGTATGACGAAGAAGATGATCTACGCCGAGTGA
- a CDS encoding SPFH domain-containing protein, with product MGLGGFDIFVIVVVILAILLLFALVKTVPQGYAYTVERFGRYTRTLQPGLNILTPFIERIGARMNVMEQVLDIPTQEVITKDNASVAADAVAFYQVLNPAQAAYQIANLENAIQNLTMTNIRSVMGSMDLDELLSNRDVINERLLRVVDEAVHPWGIKVTRIEIKDIQPPKDLVESMARQMKAEREKRALVLEAEGARNAQILRAEGAKQAAVLQAEGEREAAFREAEARERLAEAEARATQFVSEAIAAGDVQAINYFVAQKYTEALVEIGKANNSKIVLMPLEASSLIGSLGGIGAIAKEVFGDGNGPAPTAPRPQNPRPARSTPTVTAVVPPFTPPTSDR from the coding sequence ATGGGCTTGGGCGGGTTCGATATTTTCGTGATCGTGGTGGTGATCCTGGCGATCCTGCTGCTGTTCGCCTTGGTGAAGACGGTGCCGCAGGGTTATGCCTATACGGTGGAGCGGTTCGGGCGGTATACCCGCACGCTGCAGCCGGGGCTCAATATCCTGACGCCGTTCATCGAGCGCATCGGTGCGCGGATGAACGTGATGGAGCAGGTGCTGGACATTCCGACGCAGGAAGTCATCACCAAGGACAATGCCAGCGTCGCGGCCGATGCGGTGGCCTTCTATCAGGTGCTCAATCCGGCGCAGGCGGCCTATCAGATCGCCAATCTGGAAAACGCCATCCAGAACCTGACGATGACGAACATCCGTTCCGTCATGGGGTCGATGGATCTCGACGAGCTGCTCTCCAACCGCGACGTTATCAACGAGCGACTGCTCAGGGTGGTCGACGAGGCGGTGCATCCGTGGGGGATCAAGGTGACCCGTATCGAGATCAAGGATATCCAGCCGCCGAAGGATCTCGTCGAATCCATGGCGCGGCAGATGAAGGCCGAGCGCGAGAAGCGCGCATTGGTGCTGGAGGCCGAAGGTGCGCGCAACGCGCAGATCCTGCGGGCCGAAGGCGCCAAGCAGGCGGCGGTGCTGCAGGCCGAAGGCGAGCGCGAGGCGGCGTTCCGCGAGGCCGAGGCGCGCGAGCGTCTGGCCGAGGCCGAAGCGCGCGCGACGCAGTTCGTCTCGGAGGCCATCGCTGCGGGTGACGTGCAGGCGATCAACTATTTCGTGGCGCAGAAATATACCGAGGCGCTGGTCGAGATCGGCAAGGCCAACAATTCCAAGATCGTGCTGATGCCGCTCGAAGCCTCGTCGCTGATCGGTTCACTCGGCGGTATCGGCGCGATTGCCAAGGAAGTGTTCGGCGACGGCAACGGCCCGGCACCGACTGCGCCGCGGCCTCAAAATCCGCGTCCGGCGCGCAGCACGCCGACGGTGACGGCCGTCGTGCCGCCCTTCACGCCGCCGACATCCGACAGGTGA
- a CDS encoding DUF882 domain-containing protein has product MAIAVLAALSWSACVADAAAEDRSLKLYFIHTGEKAVITFKRNGRFDPKGLAQLNQFLRDWRKNQPTKMDPRLFDLVWEVYRRSGATDYIHVVSAFRSPDTNNMLRTRTRYTGVAKNSQHMLGKAMDFYIPGVKLATLRALAMQMQVGGVGFYPTSGSPFVHLDVGGVRAWPRMSREELVKIFPKGHTLHLPADGQPLPGYEEALADYKKRVGADSIQIASTAGGAPAAKRRGFFASLFGGGGADEEEDNGESAAPVVASRSPGPAVRPGDAGDDDAPAAVAAPGAPAAPTAPVALASVQPQQQPDMIAPPVPASRPAFRQDGPGALATALYSQQRNPAQEALAMQASAPVPQGDGFADLSNYSIPVPTLLGGRGANRDAGTAAMTASLGNVPVPLEQMASVPVPTHRPGAGQVAVAAPTIGVPSERPQGQTREQSLTPELVAALSRSMDDDRKPAVAAANVRPVANVAPQAAQAAAPARKPVEVASLPKRGSQPAVTGQFGDGFDTPKWVAAAAAAVPTKGGRTTKPDTAAAPGSLTKDALEKWALDNKRSGDVVSMKAPRVVTRTIDGQSSSVYASDGFHPVSDTVAIDPGRFSGSN; this is encoded by the coding sequence GTGGCAATTGCAGTGCTTGCCGCCCTTTCCTGGTCTGCCTGCGTTGCCGATGCGGCCGCCGAAGACCGCAGCCTCAAGCTCTATTTCATCCATACCGGCGAGAAGGCGGTCATCACCTTCAAGCGCAACGGCCGTTTCGATCCCAAGGGGCTGGCGCAGCTGAACCAGTTCCTGCGCGACTGGCGCAAGAACCAGCCGACCAAGATGGACCCCCGCCTGTTCGATCTCGTCTGGGAAGTCTATCGCCGCAGCGGCGCGACGGACTATATCCACGTGGTTTCCGCCTTCCGTTCTCCCGACACCAACAACATGCTGCGGACCCGCACGCGCTATACCGGTGTTGCCAAGAACAGCCAGCACATGCTCGGCAAGGCGATGGATTTCTATATTCCCGGCGTGAAGCTTGCGACGCTCAGGGCACTTGCCATGCAGATGCAGGTCGGCGGCGTCGGCTTCTATCCGACATCCGGTTCGCCCTTCGTGCATCTCGATGTCGGCGGCGTGCGTGCATGGCCGCGGATGAGCCGCGAGGAACTCGTGAAGATCTTCCCGAAGGGCCATACGCTGCATCTGCCCGCCGACGGCCAGCCGCTGCCGGGTTATGAAGAGGCCTTGGCCGACTACAAGAAGCGCGTCGGTGCCGATTCGATCCAGATCGCCTCTACGGCCGGTGGCGCACCGGCTGCCAAGCGCCGAGGTTTCTTCGCCAGCCTGTTCGGCGGCGGCGGTGCCGACGAGGAAGAGGATAACGGCGAAAGCGCTGCCCCGGTCGTGGCCTCGCGGTCTCCCGGCCCGGCAGTACGGCCCGGCGATGCCGGTGATGACGATGCTCCTGCGGCCGTTGCTGCGCCAGGCGCCCCGGCTGCGCCCACTGCACCTGTCGCGCTTGCTTCCGTGCAGCCGCAGCAGCAGCCTGATATGATCGCGCCGCCTGTTCCGGCATCGCGTCCGGCATTCCGCCAGGACGGCCCGGGCGCGCTTGCGACCGCTCTTTATTCGCAGCAGCGCAATCCGGCGCAGGAAGCGCTTGCGATGCAGGCGTCCGCGCCCGTGCCGCAGGGTGACGGTTTCGCCGATCTGTCCAACTATTCCATTCCCGTCCCGACGCTGCTTGGCGGCCGCGGTGCAAACCGCGACGCGGGTACGGCGGCTATGACGGCTTCGCTCGGCAATGTGCCTGTACCGCTCGAACAGATGGCAAGCGTGCCCGTGCCGACCCATCGTCCCGGTGCCGGTCAGGTAGCGGTGGCTGCGCCGACCATCGGCGTTCCATCCGAGCGGCCTCAGGGTCAGACACGGGAGCAGAGCTTGACGCCCGAGCTGGTGGCGGCTCTGTCGCGCAGCATGGATGACGATCGCAAGCCGGCCGTGGCCGCAGCGAATGTCCGCCCGGTTGCCAATGTGGCTCCTCAGGCCGCGCAGGCGGCTGCCCCGGCTCGCAAGCCGGTGGAAGTCGCGTCGCTGCCGAAGAGGGGCAGCCAGCCGGCCGTTACAGGGCAGTTCGGCGACGGCTTCGATACGCCGAAATGGGTCGCGGCAGCCGCTGCTGCGGTGCCGACCAAGGGCGGTCGCACGACGAAGCCCGATACCGCTGCTGCTCCGGGATCTTTGACCAAGGACGCGCTGGAAAAATGGGCGCTGGACAACAAGCGGTCCGGCGACGTCGTTTCGATGAAGGCGCCGCGCGTTGTGACGCGCACGATCGACGGCCAGTCTTCGTCGGTCTATGCCAGCGACGGTTTCCATCCGGTATCGGATACGGTGGCGATCGATCCCGGCCGTTTCAGCGGTTCGAACTGA
- a CDS encoding NfeD family protein, with protein MIIELWNSFGPWSWWIVGVILLAAELLVPGVFIVWIGAAAIVLGALSLAFWDDAFWGWHLQLLLFAVLSVIFAVLGRRIYNGKRTTTDEPWLNRRGESLVGRTATLSEPIQEGRGRIKLDDTMWSVMGPDLPVGSRVRVVASSGRDLTVEPVVR; from the coding sequence ATGATCATCGAACTGTGGAACAGTTTTGGGCCGTGGAGCTGGTGGATCGTCGGCGTCATCCTGCTTGCCGCCGAGCTTCTGGTGCCCGGCGTGTTCATCGTCTGGATCGGCGCTGCGGCAATCGTGCTTGGTGCACTGTCGCTGGCCTTCTGGGACGATGCCTTCTGGGGCTGGCATCTGCAATTGCTGCTGTTTGCCGTCCTGTCGGTCATCTTCGCCGTGCTGGGGCGACGGATCTATAACGGCAAGCGGACGACGACCGACGAGCCCTGGCTCAATCGTCGCGGTGAAAGCCTTGTCGGCCGCACGGCGACGCTGTCCGAGCCCATCCAGGAAGGGCGAGGGCGGATCAAGCTCGACGATACGATGTGGTCGGTGATGGGGCCGGACCTGCCGGTCGGCTCCCGCGTACGGGTCGTGGCATCGAGCGGCAGGGATCTGACGGTCGAGCCGGTGGTCAGGTAG
- the hemH gene encoding ferrochelatase, whose amino-acid sequence MSISSSASPAGHPSVSFGKVGVLLVNLGTPDGTDYRSMRRYLAEFLSDSRVIEWSKLYWYPILYGIVLNKRPQKVGKAYEAIWNKDLNESYLRTYTRNQGEKMAERLKDLPDVVVDWGMRYGKPSIAERIDALKQKGCDKIVLFPLYPQYAASTTATVNDKAFEHLMKLRWQPAVRTVPPYHDDPAYITALANSVRATLSTLDWEPQLLITSFHGIPQSYAKAGDPYPCHCHKTARLLREELGYSDKQLRITFQSRFGPEEWLQPYTDKTMEALAGEGIKRVAIMNPGFVSDCLETLEEIAGEAGEIFMHHGGEKFVHIPCLNDSDDGMNVLEAVVRRELQGWV is encoded by the coding sequence ATGAGTATTTCGTCTTCTGCCTCGCCTGCCGGTCACCCTTCCGTATCCTTCGGCAAGGTGGGGGTGCTGCTGGTCAATCTAGGCACGCCCGACGGCACGGATTACCGGTCGATGCGGCGCTATCTGGCCGAGTTCCTGTCGGACAGCCGCGTCATCGAATGGTCGAAGCTCTACTGGTATCCGATCCTTTACGGCATCGTGTTGAACAAGCGACCACAGAAGGTGGGCAAGGCCTATGAGGCGATCTGGAACAAGGATCTCAACGAAAGCTATCTGCGCACCTATACCCGCAACCAGGGTGAGAAGATGGCCGAGCGGCTGAAGGACCTGCCGGATGTGGTGGTCGACTGGGGCATGCGTTACGGCAAGCCTTCGATCGCCGAACGCATCGACGCGCTGAAGCAGAAGGGCTGCGACAAGATCGTGCTGTTCCCGCTCTATCCGCAATATGCCGCCTCGACGACGGCGACGGTCAATGACAAGGCCTTCGAGCATCTGATGAAGCTGCGCTGGCAGCCTGCCGTGCGCACCGTGCCGCCCTATCACGACGATCCGGCCTATATCACAGCGCTGGCCAATTCGGTGCGGGCGACGCTTTCGACGCTCGACTGGGAGCCGCAGCTTCTGATCACCTCGTTCCACGGCATTCCGCAATCCTATGCCAAGGCGGGCGATCCCTATCCGTGCCATTGCCATAAGACGGCCCGCCTGCTGCGCGAAGAACTCGGCTATAGCGACAAGCAGCTGCGCATCACCTTCCAGTCGCGGTTCGGCCCGGAAGAATGGCTGCAGCCCTACACGGACAAGACGATGGAGGCGCTGGCCGGCGAGGGTATCAAGCGGGTCGCCATCATGAATCCGGGCTTCGTTTCCGACTGTCTGGAGACGCTCGAAGAAATCGCCGGCGAGGCGGGCGAGATCTTCATGCATCACGGCGGCGAGAAATTCGTCCATATCCCCTGCCTCAACGACAGCGACGACGGCATGAACGTGCTGGAAGCGGTGGTGCGGCGGGAGCTGCAGGGCTGGGTGTGA
- a CDS encoding sigma-54 dependent transcriptional regulator, which translates to MSAHILVVDDDPIQRRLLKNAIERQGYVAHLAENGRVALDFLSRTSGDINVIVLDLMMPEMDGLTFLAALREMGIATPVIVQTGQGSIEFVVQAMRAGAFDFVVKPVSPERIATSIANALKLDHREGKARAGRRRAGVVGFNDIVSASPDMLRVIDLAQRAAHSNIPVVLEGESGVGKEMIARAIQSASDRAGKPFITVNCGAIPANLVESILFGHEKGAFTGATERHTGKFVEADGGTLFLDEIGDLPLEVQVKLLRAVQSGEIETVGAGRVHKVNVRLISATNKDLIEEVRAGRFREDLYYRLNVFPITIPALRRRKEDIPHLVRVFAERFSLEQKLPQNLGVSAGALALLTAYDWPGNIRQLENAIFRAIVLAEGDELTELDFPQIAAQVPEFRSAELAATAVGTPIALETPVVRTFSPEPGFPQPMMPPRPNRPDPRALLAAAYPQENIIVSTDDTGEVRKLADVEEELIRFALKFYRGQMSQVARKLGIGRSTLYRKLKDYGIDPDDPLKEAA; encoded by the coding sequence ATGTCTGCTCATATCCTCGTGGTCGATGACGACCCCATTCAGCGCCGCCTTTTGAAGAACGCGATCGAGCGGCAGGGTTATGTCGCGCATCTGGCCGAAAACGGACGGGTCGCGCTCGACTTCCTCAGCCGTACCAGCGGTGACATCAATGTCATCGTGCTCGACCTGATGATGCCGGAAATGGACGGGCTGACCTTCCTCGCCGCACTGCGCGAGATGGGGATCGCCACGCCGGTGATCGTCCAGACGGGACAGGGCAGCATCGAATTCGTCGTGCAGGCGATGCGGGCCGGCGCCTTCGACTTCGTCGTCAAGCCGGTGTCGCCGGAAAGGATCGCGACCTCGATCGCCAATGCGCTCAAGCTCGATCACCGCGAAGGCAAGGCCAGGGCCGGCCGCCGCCGCGCCGGCGTCGTCGGGTTCAACGACATCGTCTCGGCAAGCCCGGACATGCTGCGCGTGATTGATCTGGCACAGCGTGCCGCCCATTCCAATATTCCGGTGGTCCTCGAGGGTGAGTCCGGCGTCGGCAAGGAAATGATTGCGCGGGCCATCCAGTCGGCCAGTGACCGCGCCGGCAAGCCGTTCATCACCGTCAACTGCGGCGCCATTCCGGCCAATCTGGTCGAGAGCATCCTGTTCGGTCACGAAAAGGGAGCGTTTACCGGTGCTACCGAACGTCACACCGGCAAGTTCGTCGAAGCCGATGGCGGCACGCTTTTCCTCGACGAGATCGGCGACCTGCCGCTCGAAGTGCAGGTGAAGCTGTTGCGCGCCGTACAGTCGGGCGAGATCGAGACGGTGGGTGCAGGTCGCGTCCATAAGGTCAATGTGCGGCTGATTTCAGCCACCAACAAGGACCTGATCGAAGAGGTTCGCGCCGGGCGCTTCCGCGAGGATCTCTATTATCGCCTCAACGTCTTCCCGATCACCATTCCGGCGCTGCGTCGTCGCAAGGAAGATATCCCGCATCTGGTTCGGGTCTTTGCCGAGCGTTTTTCGCTGGAACAGAAGCTGCCGCAGAACCTCGGCGTCAGTGCCGGAGCGCTTGCGCTTCTGACCGCCTATGATTGGCCGGGCAATATCCGGCAGCTGGAAAATGCCATCTTCCGGGCCATCGTCCTGGCGGAAGGCGATGAGCTGACGGAACTCGATTTCCCGCAGATCGCCGCACAGGTGCCGGAATTCCGCTCTGCCGAGCTTGCCGCGACCGCCGTCGGCACGCCGATTGCGCTGGAGACGCCGGTCGTCCGCACATTCTCGCCGGAGCCGGGTTTCCCGCAGCCGATGATGCCGCCGCGCCCGAACCGGCCGGACCCGCGGGCGTTGCTCGCTGCCGCCTATCCGCAAGAAAACATCATCGTCAGCACCGACGATACCGGAGAGGTGCGCAAGCTTGCCGATGTCGAGGAGGAGCTGATCCGCTTCGCGCTGAAATTCTACCGCGGCCAGATGAGCCAGGTTGCGCGCAAGCTCGGCATCGGCCGCTCGACGCTCTATCGCAAGCTGAAGGATTACGGCATCGATCCGGACGATCCGCTCAAGGAAGCGGCCTGA
- a CDS encoding M3 family oligoendopeptidase, whose protein sequence is MTKRSAQSTNVLAASTAGGGSGKAASDSALGLLPVWKLSDLYASRDADAFKEDLKTSETKAIAFEAKWKGKLAEAATKIGAGGIGEALQEYEALDELIGKIGSFAGLTYFSDTTDPANGKFFGDAQARLTDISAHLLFFALELNRVDDATMDACMDRDPVAGHYRPWIVDLRKDKPFQLDDKLEQLFLEKSMTSAAAFNRLFDETMAELRFDLDGEMQPLEVTLNMLQEADPAARAKAAAALSKTFGDNLRVFTLITNTLAKDKDISDRWRGFDDIADSRHLANRVEREVVDALAAAVQDAYPRLSHRYYTMKAKWLGMDQLNYWDRNAPLPETPKAVIPWETAKETVLSAYGAFAPDMAKIAGRFFDEEWIDAPARPGKAPGAFAHPTVPSAHPYVLVNYLGKPRDVMTLAHELGHGVHQVLAGGQGALMCQTPLTLAETASVFGEMLTFRALLEKTRDKHERKAMLAQKVEDMINTVVRQIAFYQFERKLHTARKEGELTSEQIGELWLSVQEESLGPAIRISEGYETWWTYIPHFIHSPFYVYAYAFGDCLVNSLYAVYQNAAPGFQEKYFELLKAGGSKHHSELLKPFGLDATDPTFWSKGLSMIEGLIDELDALDKELA, encoded by the coding sequence ATGACGAAACGCTCTGCGCAGTCCACAAATGTCCTTGCCGCATCGACCGCGGGCGGCGGCTCCGGCAAGGCGGCGAGTGACTCCGCGCTCGGTCTTCTTCCCGTCTGGAAGCTTTCCGATCTCTATGCCTCCAGAGATGCCGATGCGTTCAAAGAAGACCTCAAGACATCGGAAACCAAAGCGATCGCTTTCGAAGCCAAGTGGAAGGGCAAGCTTGCCGAGGCCGCCACGAAGATCGGTGCCGGCGGTATCGGCGAAGCCTTGCAGGAATACGAGGCGCTCGACGAGCTCATCGGCAAGATCGGCTCCTTCGCCGGCCTCACCTATTTTTCCGATACGACCGACCCGGCCAATGGCAAGTTCTTCGGTGACGCCCAGGCACGATTGACCGACATATCCGCGCATCTTCTGTTCTTTGCGCTCGAACTCAACCGCGTCGACGACGCGACGATGGATGCCTGCATGGATCGTGATCCGGTGGCCGGCCACTACCGCCCCTGGATCGTGGACTTAAGAAAGGACAAGCCCTTTCAGCTGGACGACAAGCTGGAACAGCTTTTCCTCGAAAAGTCGATGACATCCGCTGCGGCCTTCAACCGCCTGTTCGATGAGACAATGGCGGAACTGCGCTTCGATCTCGATGGCGAGATGCAGCCGCTCGAAGTCACCCTCAACATGTTGCAGGAAGCAGACCCGGCCGCCCGCGCCAAGGCCGCAGCCGCCTTGTCGAAGACATTCGGCGACAACCTGCGCGTCTTCACCCTGATCACCAACACGCTCGCCAAGGACAAGGATATCTCGGACCGCTGGCGCGGTTTCGATGATATCGCCGATAGCCGGCATCTGGCGAACCGCGTCGAGCGCGAAGTGGTCGACGCGCTGGCGGCCGCCGTTCAGGACGCCTATCCGCGCCTGTCTCACCGCTATTATACAATGAAGGCGAAGTGGCTCGGCATGGACCAGCTGAACTACTGGGACCGCAACGCCCCGCTTCCCGAAACACCGAAGGCCGTCATCCCGTGGGAGACCGCCAAGGAAACCGTGCTCTCGGCCTATGGTGCCTTCGCACCCGACATGGCCAAGATTGCCGGCCGGTTCTTCGACGAGGAGTGGATCGATGCTCCCGCCCGCCCAGGCAAGGCGCCGGGCGCCTTTGCCCATCCGACCGTGCCGTCGGCCCATCCTTATGTTCTGGTTAACTATCTGGGCAAGCCGCGCGACGTCATGACATTGGCCCACGAACTCGGCCACGGCGTGCATCAGGTTCTTGCCGGCGGCCAGGGCGCGCTGATGTGCCAGACACCGCTGACACTTGCCGAAACCGCCTCCGTCTTCGGTGAAATGCTGACCTTCCGCGCGCTTCTCGAAAAGACCAGGGATAAGCACGAGCGCAAGGCGATGCTGGCCCAGAAGGTCGAGGACATGATCAACACGGTCGTGCGCCAGATCGCCTTCTACCAGTTCGAGCGCAAGCTCCATACCGCGCGTAAGGAAGGCGAACTGACCTCCGAGCAGATCGGCGAATTGTGGCTGTCGGTGCAGGAGGAGAGCCTCGGCCCGGCGATCAGGATCTCTGAAGGCTACGAGACGTGGTGGACCTATATCCCCCACTTCATCCACTCGCCCTTCTATGTTTATGCCTATGCCTTCGGCGATTGCCTGGTGAACTCGCTTTACGCGGTCTACCAGAATGCAGCTCCGGGCTTCCAGGAGAAGTATTTCGAGCTTCTGAAGGCCGGCGGCAGCAAGCACCATTCCGAACTCCTGAAACCTTTCGGCCTCGACGCCACCGACCCGACCTTCTGGTCCAAGGGCCTGTCGATGATCGAAGGCCTGATCGACGAACTCGACGCTCTGGACAAGGAACTGGCCTGA
- the queC gene encoding 7-cyano-7-deazaguanine synthase QueC, translating to MKTFVVCSGGLDSVSLAHSIAARGELMGLISFDYGQRHQKELEFAALAAKHLGVFHQIIDMRAIGSQLTGSALTDDLDVPDGHYAEETMRITVVPNRNAIMLTIAFGVAAARQADAVAIAVHGGDHFIYPDCRPGFIDSFDAMQRHALDGYASVKLLAPYVTGSKADIVTDGARHGTPFAETWSCYKGGERHCGRCGTCVERREAFHLAGVEDPTDYADPDFWKATTQGFKAPEFKAEEVR from the coding sequence ATGAAGACATTCGTCGTCTGCTCCGGCGGACTGGATTCCGTTTCGCTTGCCCACAGCATCGCCGCCAGGGGCGAGCTGATGGGCCTCATCTCCTTCGACTATGGCCAGCGCCACCAGAAGGAACTCGAATTCGCCGCGCTGGCAGCCAAGCACCTCGGCGTCTTCCACCAGATCATCGACATGCGCGCCATCGGCAGCCAACTGACCGGTTCGGCACTGACCGACGATCTCGACGTGCCCGATGGCCACTATGCCGAAGAGACGATGCGCATCACCGTCGTGCCGAACCGCAATGCGATCATGCTGACGATCGCCTTCGGTGTTGCCGCCGCGCGCCAGGCCGATGCGGTGGCGATCGCCGTGCATGGCGGCGACCATTTCATCTATCCCGACTGCCGCCCCGGCTTCATCGACAGTTTCGATGCCATGCAGCGCCATGCGCTGGATGGCTATGCCTCGGTCAAGCTGCTCGCCCCCTATGTCACCGGCTCCAAGGCCGATATCGTCACCGACGGCGCAAGACATGGCACGCCCTTTGCCGAAACATGGTCCTGCTACAAGGGCGGCGAGCGCCATTGCGGCCGCTGCGGCACCTGCGTCGAGCGGCGCGAGGCCTTCCACCTCGCCGGCGTCGAGGACCCTACCGATTATGCCGATCCGGACTTCTGGAAGGCCACGACCCAAGGCTTCAAGGCCCCGGAATTCAAGGCCGAGGAAGTCCGCTGA
- the queE gene encoding 7-carboxy-7-deazaguanine synthase QueE, with product MTSAAEIIRVSEIFGPTIQGEGMLIGQPTVFVRTGGCDYRCSWCDTLHAVDSDYRHDWKPMDAGTIWDEVRELSGGRPLMVSLSGGNPAIQPMKPLIRRGKNDGYRFAIETQGSIARDWFADLDVLVLSPKPPSSGMETDWDKLADCLAAAGKAPRIALKFVIFDDADYDFARETSGRYPELPVYLQPGNHTPPPPDDDDARIDLDRIMDRMLWLVDKVTADRWFSATVLPQLHVLLWGNKRGV from the coding sequence ATGACCTCGGCTGCGGAGATCATCCGCGTCAGCGAGATTTTTGGCCCGACCATTCAGGGCGAAGGCATGCTGATCGGTCAGCCGACCGTCTTCGTGCGCACCGGCGGCTGCGACTATCGCTGCTCATGGTGCGATACGCTGCATGCGGTCGACAGCGACTATCGCCATGACTGGAAGCCGATGGATGCCGGAACGATCTGGGATGAGGTGCGGGAGCTTTCCGGTGGAAGGCCGCTGATGGTATCGCTCTCGGGTGGCAATCCCGCCATCCAGCCGATGAAACCGCTGATCCGCCGCGGCAAGAACGACGGATACCGGTTTGCCATCGAAACCCAGGGCAGCATCGCCCGCGACTGGTTTGCCGATCTCGACGTCCTCGTACTCTCGCCGAAACCGCCGTCGAGCGGCATGGAAACCGACTGGGACAAGCTTGCCGACTGTCTGGCAGCAGCTGGCAAGGCGCCGCGTATCGCGCTGAAATTCGTCATCTTCGACGACGCCGATTATGACTTCGCCAGAGAGACATCGGGCCGCTATCCCGAACTGCCCGTCTATCTGCAGCCCGGCAACCACACGCCGCCGCCACCCGATGACGACGACGCCCGCATCGATCTCGACCGCATCATGGACCGCATGCTCTGGCTGGTCGACAAGGTAACGGCCGACCGCTGGTTTTCGGCAACCGTGCTGCCGCAGCTTCACGTCCTGCTCTGGGGCAACAAGCGGGGCGTGTGA
- the queD gene encoding 6-carboxytetrahydropterin synthase QueD, translating into MYRITKEFHFSASHQLSHLPADHQCARLHGHNYIVVVELASAGLNDDGFVRDYHELAPLKRYIDDHFDHRHLNEVLGHDKVTSEYLARHFYDWCKERLPETSAVKVSETPKTWAEYRPDMYLGARA; encoded by the coding sequence ATGTACCGGATCACCAAGGAATTCCACTTCTCCGCCTCGCACCAGCTGTCGCATCTGCCGGCCGACCACCAATGCGCACGCCTGCACGGCCACAACTATATCGTTGTCGTGGAACTCGCCTCAGCCGGACTGAACGATGACGGCTTCGTCCGCGACTATCACGAACTCGCACCGCTGAAGCGCTATATCGACGATCATTTCGACCATCGCCACCTGAACGAGGTTCTGGGCCACGACAAGGTGACGTCGGAATATCTGGCCAGGCATTTCTACGACTGGTGCAAGGAGCGTCTACCGGAAACGTCGGCCGTCAAGGTCAGCGAAACGCCGAAGACCTGGGCTGAATACCGCCCCGATATGTACCTCGGAGCAAGGGCATGA